The Dyella sp. 2HG41-7 sequence AAATTCCGCGTACTCGGTGCGTTCGAAATTGGGATCGTCCAGGTCCACATCCGCATAGCGATGGCCGGTCGAGGACAAGTTCACCAAGCGACCGCCGTCCTTGATCAGCGATGCGATGCGATTGATCAGCACGAAATGGCCCAGATGATTGGTGCCGAATTGCGTTTCGAATCCGTCTTCGGTCAGGCCGTACGGGCACGCCATCACGCCGGCATTGGCGATGATCGCGTCGAAACGTTCGTCGCGCTCCAGCAAGCGTTCGGCGCAACGGCGCACGCTGGCGAGCGAGGCCAGATCCAGTTCGATCAGTTCCAAACCGCCTTGTCCGCGTGCGTCCGCGCGCACGCCTTTCGTTGCGTTTTCTGCTTTGGCGAGATCGCGCGCTGTGCCGACCACCAAGGTGCCGCGGGCCGCCAGCGCGCGCGCCGTTTCCACGCCCAGGCCGGCCGAAACGCCGGTGACCAGGATGCGTTTGCCGTTGAGATCGATGCCGTCCAGCACCTCGTCCGTCGTCGATGTTGCGCCGAATGATTTGTTCATGATCGCCTCGTTCTGCCGTAAAAATCGTGGGGAAAAGGCCGTCGCCGATGCCCTTTGGGGCAAGGGTTCGCTATGATGGCGACAAACCGGAGGTTAGCTCCGGATATTTTATATGGAGGCATCCTCCGCTTTTCAAGGGGTACCCGTGGCCACCGCCAAAAAGAAGTCCGCCACCTCGCGCAAACCGCGTGCCGACGCCGAACGCAACCGGCTGCATCTCACCGATGTGGCGAAAAAAGCGTTCGCGGAACGCGGCGGCGACGTCACGCTGGATGAAATCGCCAAACGCGCCGGCGTGGGTATCGGCACCTTGTACCGGCACTTCCCCACGCGCGACGCCATGCTTCAGGCGGTTTATCGGCACGAAGTGGAACAGCTCGCCGGCGCGGTCGACGCGCTGCTGAAAACCAAGCCGCCACTCGATGCGTTGCGCGCGTGGCTTCGCTTGTTCGTCGATTATCTCGGCACGAAAAAAATCATTCTTCCCGCGCTCAATGCGGCGACCAGCGACAACTCCGCGTTGTTTGCCTACTCGTCCACGCAGATACGAGAAGCTGCCGATCGCCTGATCGCACGCGCCATCGAGCATGGCGACGTGCGCAAAGACGTTCGACCGATGGATCTTCTCTATGCGGTGTTCGGTTTTTCCAATAGCAACGATCCCGATGATTGGGCGCCACGCGCGTATCGGCTGATCGACATTTTGATCGCGGGTCTTGCAAGCGATTCGCCAGCGGTTGCAAATAAGAAAACAACATCGAGCGGTAAGGCCTGAAACTTCAGGAGAGTGCGTGTATGAAAGTGATTCTCTTCGGCGCAACCGGCATGGTGGGAAAGGGCGTTCTGCGTCAGTGTCTGCTCGATCCCAAGATCGAGGCGGTGCTTTCGATCGGCCGCAAGCCTTCCGGTGTTTCGGATCCGAAATTGCGCGATCTCGTGTGTCCCGACATGTTCGATGCCGACGCGCATGCCGGCCAATTTCACGACTACGATGCGTGTTTCTTTTGCTTGGGCGTGTCGTCGGTAGGCATGAGCGAAGCGGACTATACGCATCTCACCTACGATCTCACGCTCGGTTGGGCGCGCGTACTTGCGCGCGATAATCCTGCGATGCGATTTCTCTACGTGTCCGGCATGGGCACGGGCGGCAAATCGATGTGGGCGCAAGTCAAAGGCCGCACGGAGAACGATCTGCTCGCGCTGTTGCCCGGCGCGATCATGATTCGTCTGGCCGCATTGCGCCCGATGCACGGCGAACGTTCGAAGGCGCCGGGTGGCGGCGTGTTACTGACGTTGTTGTCGCCGCTGTGGCCGCTGTTCCAAAAACTGTGGCCGAACGCCGTTATCACCACCGAAGAATTGGGACGCGCGATGATCCTGGCCGCACGCAACGACAACACGAAGCGTGTATTAGAGAGCGCCGATCTCGTGGCGCTGGGGCGGCGCGGCGCGGCGCCCTGAAGCGCGATGCGTTGATTTGTCCAACGATGTCGCGCGCGGCCGACAATCACGGCAACGCCGCCTTCAACTGATTTCGTTTCGCCGATCGAACCCATGTGAAAGGGGGTTCGGCGACGGGCGCGATACCGTGCACGTTTCAACGCGATTCATGCGCCAAACCGGCTCGCAGCGGACCGTGGATGCCGGAATTTTGAGATTTCTCTTTGCGGGTGCAGCAAGCGATAACTTGCGGAAAAACTTGGATCGATCTAATTGTCGTGTTGCCATGCAATATCAATTGTCCGACTAATTACTTGTGCATCAATAAGATATCTTTAGAAATTCTAAATTTGAATCGATACAAATTCTTGTTGACATCGTACTTTTCCTATCCTAATGATTAGCTCGCTCGTGACACTGGGTACAACGTTGTCACAGCATTTGGATCGATTGAAACAATCAGTATCCGGAGGACTCAGGGGACGGCGCGGTTAGGCGGTTATCTCGCCTCGGCAGGCGCCAGTAGTTGGGTCGGTTACGCATCACTGAACACGTATGACGGAAGGCCACGGCGACCGCCATGGCCCAGGGGTCGGTTTGTGCCCAAAAAAAGCATCGCGAATGCGGGCACCACAGCAATCAATTCGAAAGGTGAGGGGAGGCAAATGAGCAAGAATCAATTTCGTTTGGGGACCAGCTTGCAGGCCAGCATTCGCATTGGCCTATGGGCTGCCGCATTAGTCAGCGCTCCGGTATTCGCGCAGAGCATTACCGGCGGCGTGTACGGCAATTCGCCGGCAGGCGCGGACGTAGAAGTCACCAGCCCGTCGACGGGCTACGACGCCACCGTGCATGCCGACGCCAACGGGCACTACAACGTGACCGGCTTGATGCCCGGCAACTACGTCGTGAAATTGTTGCGCGGCGGCCAGGTGGTCGATCAGCGCAACGTGGTGGTGCAAGCCGGTTCCAACAGCGCTGCGATTTTCACCGCAGCGGCGGCGCCGGGTAACGTGAAAGAGTTGAACTCGGTCACCGTGACCGCCTCGCAGCCGACGGTCAATGCGATCGACGTGACGACGAGCCAGCAGATCCAGACCTGGGATTCGAAAGACATCAACCGTCTGCCGGTGATCAATCCCGACCTGCTTACCGTCGCCTCGATGCAGGCGAATGTCGCCGCCGTCACCAGCTCGCACGGCAACGCGCCGCAGTTCAACGGCGCATCGGGCACCGAGAACCGTTACTTCCTCAACGAGTTCAACGTCACCGACATGCAGCAGGGTTCGGTGCCGGACAAAATTCCGAACGAAGCGCTCGCGACCGTTTCCACCATCGATGGCGGCATGGACGCGAAATACGGCAGCGCCATGGGCGGCGTGATCGCCGGCACGATCAAGCAAGGTTCGAACGACTTCAAAGCCGGCGTGGATCTGGCGTTTACGCCCGCCACCGGCACGCTCAACGAAAACCCGCGCAACACGTATAACTACAACGGCCAGCTGACCAACGCCAACCAGTTGAACCATTGGTCGCCGAGCCTGTTGCAGGATTACTGGGCGTCGGGTTCGATCATCAAGGACAAGTTGTTCTACTACGTGCTCGCCGAAATCGAGCCGAACAACTACGGCCAGGGCGTGCAGGGCGTCAATCCGACCGAAACCTACAACTCCAACACCAAGACGCTCAACGAAAACCGCAACAAGCAGTTCCTCGGCAACTTCACTTGGAACATCGCCGCCGGTCATACGTTGAATCTCTTTATCGATCGTCAAAGCAACCTGCAGACGCAATCGCAGTATGCGCTGTCGACGCCGTACGATCCTTCCAGTGCGGCCCCCGGACTGGACAACTGGAGCGGCAACGCGTGGCACGACACCATGGCGGTGGCCAACTACCACGGCCAGATCACCGACACGTTGTCCGTCTCGGCGATGGCGGGTACGTCGCAGCAGTACTTCTCTTCGTATAACCAGTACGGCATCGACATTCCGTATCTGCAATACACCAACCCGGACACGAAGCAGACGACGCAGCCGGCCGGCAACGGCGCCAGCAGTCTGTACTACATGAAGTACCGCATGATGGGCGCGCGCGTCGACTTCACCTGGAACGTGACCGACAACCACGAAGTCACCTTCGGCGGCGAGCGTTACAGCCCGACCATGGCGCAGGCGAACATCCCGAACGCGAATTCGTGGACGTACAGCTACTGCAGCACGTCCTTGGGACCGACCGAGCCTTGCAACATCAACGGCGTGTCGGTGGCGCCGGGCACGAAGTTCGTAAGTTTGAACTACGCGCCCCGCATCTACTACAACAGCTCGCCCACCTACGGTTTCTACCTGGGCGACAGCTGGCATTTCGCGCCGAACTGGACGGCGTATGTCGGCGGGCGTTACGACAATTACGCCATGACCGACAACATCAACACCAAGATGTACAGCAAGGGCAACTTCTTGCCGCGCGTCGGCGTGGCATGGGACGTCCATGGCGATTCGACGCTGAAGATCGGCGCCACCGCGGGTGAATACTCCGAAGGCATTCCGCTTTACTTCAACGCGTACGGCGGCACGCCGGGCCAGGGTTACATCCACACCAACACCACGTACACCTACACCGGCGTCAACGCCGACGGTACGCCGAGCGGTTTGACGCAAGTTGGTCCCGTGCAAGGCAGCTCCGGCAGCGGTCTGCATTACCTGACGCCCGGCCAGTTCATTTCGAGCACCACGCAAAACGCCAAGCTGAAGCAGTTCTCGATCTACGCGCAGCAGAAGATCGGTGACAGCTGGACCGCAGGCGCAACGTTCTTCACCAGCGAACTGACCGGCCTGCCGAACATCTACAACAATATCGATCAGCTGAAGGCGTACCTCACCAACAAGGGTTACCCGAACGCGGTGTTCCTCGGCCAGTACCTGATCACGCCGGGCAAGGACATCAATATTCCGGTGCAGTTGAACGGTCCGAACAGTCCGTTGACGCAAGTCAACTTCCCGAACAGCTACATCGGTTTCTCCTCGCTGCGACGCAAGATCTATCAGCTCAGTCTGACCATGGATCACGCGTACTCCGAGGAAGAGCCGTACTACCTCAGCGCGTCGTACACGTGGCGTCATGAGTTCGGCAATACCGACGGCACCACCAGCTACGCGGGCGGTGGTAACAACACCGGTGCGACCGGCTACGACGGCGGCTTGAACGCACCGGGCTTCCTGCAAGGCGCAGCCGGCAATCTCGGCGATGATATTCCGTCCACCTTCAAGGCGTTCGGTTACTACAAGTTCGCTCATCAGGACAATTTCCTGAAGGGTCTGCGTGTGGGCGGCGCACTGACGTATTACGCGGGCGGTCCGGTCGATTGCTTGTCCCAATATCCGCAAAACGGCACCTTGGCGATCGGCAGCAACCAGCTCGGCAACAACAACGCGTATTACTGCAACACGTTGTCCAACGTGCTGGCCGGTCAATCGCCGATTTCCAACACCATCAACTACACGCGTGGCAGCTACGGTCGTCTGCCGTCGTACAAGCAGGTGGATCTGGATATCGGCTACGACTGGGAGATCCCCAACAACACCTTCTCGCTGGATTTGAAGGTGCTCAACCTGTTCAACTCCAACACCGTTACCTCGTACGTCACCAACATGAGCAACGGCAACGGGCAGTTCAATCCGAACTTTATGCAGCCCAATACGTTCCAGCAGCCGCGCACCGGCGAATTGGTGTTCCGCTGGCAGTTCCATTGATCGTTTGACGCTGTACTCGCTGTAACATCGATGCCTCCATGTCCCTATTGCATGGAGGCATCTTTGTTTTGCGCTCACGCCACGTCTGGCGTCCGGAGACGGATTTGAATTCGCTACTGCAAAGTCTGGATTCCGAAGCGGCGAATCGCGTGATGGCTGCGGCGCAAGCGTTGGAATCGAATCGTCCCGATCAGGCGGCCGCACACTTGGCGCCGGTGCTGGGTAGTCATCCGGACCATCCGGAAGTGCTGCGACTGCATGCGAGTTTGCTCAGCATGCGCGGCGAACGCGGCGCTGCTTTGCGCGCGATGCAACGCGCGCTGGAACAATGCCCGCACGACGCGATGTATCGCAACGCATACGCCATCCTGCTGGCGGACGTGGGCGATATCGATCAAGCCATCGACGAACTGCGTCGCGCCTGCGAACTTCAACCGGGCTTTGTCATGGCCTGGTACAACCTCGGCCTGTTTTTGACGCGCAGCGCGCGCTTCGACGAAGCACGCGACGCGCTGCGACGCGCCGTCGACGTGGCGCCGAACTACGCTGCGGCACGCGCGCAACTCGCCGACCTGCTGCGCATGGACAACTTCCGTGACGAAGCGATCGCCGAATACCGCAAGCTGATCGCCGAGCAACCGTGGGCCGGGATGGCGTGGTGGGGTTTGGCGGAAATCAAAACGCTGCGCTTGGATCGCAGCGACAGCGACGCCATGCAGCGCGCGCTCGCGCATCCGCGTGCGAACGACGGTGATCGCATCGCCCTAGGTTTCGCTTTGGCCAAGGCGATGGACGATCAAGGCCGCTATGGCGAATCGCTGCAAGCACTGGTTTCGGCGAACGATATCGCGCGACAGCATCGAACATGGAACGCTGCGGCCGTCGCTGCAACGATCGATTCAATTCGCGCCACGGCCTGCACAACTCACGCAGGACAAGATCTCGGTGCGGAAGTGATCTTTATCGTCGGCATGCCGCGCTCGGGCTCGACGCTGATCGAACAAATTCTCGCATCGCACTCCAGCGTCGAAGGCGCCGCCGAATTGACGGACTTGCCGATGCTGATTGCGGAGGAGTCGAACAAACGGAAAAAAGCCTACCCGCACTGGCTGCCGGATATGGGCTCGGAGGATTGGTTCGCGCTAGGACAGCGGTATCTGGAGCGCACCGCACGTTGGCGCAAACAGCGTCCGATCTTCACCGACAAGTTGCCGAACAACTGGATGCATATCGGCATGATTCGCGCGATGTTGCCGGGCGCGCGCATCGTCATCAGTCGCCGCGACGCACTCGAAACGTGTTTCTCGTGTTACCGGCAGTATTTTCCCGGAAACGACTACACGCGTTCGTTTGCGGATCTCGCATCGTATTGGCGCAGCCTCGATGCCGTGGCACGTTATTGGACGCAGAAAGAACGCGCGCATGTGCGTGAACACGTGTACGAAGACTTGCTCAAAGATCCCGAGCATTCCATTCGCGCATTGTTGGCATTTTGCGGTTTGCCATTCGAAGAAGCGTGCTTGCGCTTCAACGAAACGGAGCGCTCAGTCGGTACGCCGAGCGCCATGCAAGTGCGGCAACCGTTGCGCACCGACACGGCGCGCGCGCCGCGCTACGGCGCGCTATTGAATCCATTGCGCGAAGCGCTCGGTCTTCCGCCTTTATAGGCTGGAATTTTCATTCCAGCCTACTTGGCTGTCGTCGCATTTAAACGGATTTATTCACCGATTATGCGGACGCAGCATCCAGTAAATCCATGAATTGCTTAGATCGATCTAATTGACCGTGCTGTTGTGCAGCAGCGTTTTGACAAAACTTTCATATCTTTCAACAAGATGCATTTAGAAAATCTAAATTTGAATCGATATAAATTCTTGTTGACATTGCCTTTTTACTGCCTTATTCATTAGCTCGCTCGTGATTTTAGTCCAACGTTGTCACGGGCATTTGGATCGATTGAAAAATCAGTATCCGGAGGACTCTGGGGAAAGGCGTGACAAGGCGGCGTCGCCTGCAGCACACGCCGGTGATTGGGTCGGTTTGCGTATCTCTGAAAGCAGTGCCGAAAGGTCATGGCGACAGCCATGGCTCAGGGAGGTTTTGCGTCTTTCAAACCGTGTCGCCAAAGAGGGAGGCGACATGCGATGCAAGCGCGATGTCGATGTTCGACGGTTTGCGTTTCGATTCCTAAGTCGGATGGTGTTGCGGCAAACCCCTCGTGTCGCAGCACCGTTCGCAATGTGATTTCTCAGCAGCGCCGAATGCCTTTGGCCGCGCATCTGATGTATCGGGCTTGTTTGGCAATCCGCGCGTTTTCGTCCAATCCATGTTTGGGGAGCGTGTCCATGAAGCATACGAAGAGTCGTCGTTCGCGGTTGCGTCGCACGTCGTTAGCGCTGCTTTCTGTTACGGCGCTGGCGTTCGCGTGCGGTAGCGCGAATGCGCAGACAACGGGTTATACCGGCATCTATGGCGGCGGCCCGTTGTACAAGCACGTAGCGGCCAATATTTCGGAGATCGAAAACTCCGGTTTCACCGAAGTGATCGTGTGGAGCGTCGAAGTGAGCTCCGCGGGCGATCTGAATCTCAACGGCGAATTTCCGCTTACGTCCGGCGGCACTTATGTCGGCAATAACACGTATCCATCGTTCGCCGCAGATCTGGTGACGATGAAGCAGGGCACGCCCAAACGCATCACGCTCAGCATCGGTTCGTCGAACGTCGGCGATTTCCAGGACATCAAGGCCCTGGTCAATTCGCAGGGCACGGGACCGAGCAGCATTCTCTACAAAGATTTCCAAGCGCTGAAAGCCGCGCTGCCGTCGGTCGATGCGATCGATTTCGACGACGAAAACAGTTACGACTCCGCCTCAACCGTCGCGTTTGCGGTAATGCTGGGCAATCTCGGTTATCACGTGACGGTTTCGCCGTACACCAACGCGTCGTATTGGACATCGGTGGTGTCGCAGATCAACACCCAGCTCGCCGGCACGGTCGACGGCGTGCATCTGCAAGCGTATTCCGGTGGTGCGGGCAACAGTCCGTGCTCGGGTTGGAGTTTCGGCAGTGTGCCGGTCTATCCCGGGTTGTGGGACAGCAACGACACGCCGCCGCAGATGCAAAGCCAGATGAGCAGCTGGCATTCGCAATGCTCGATCACCGGTGGCTTCCTATGGTTGTACGACGACATCGTCGGCAAAACGTATAACGGCGGCAACGAAACGGCCGCGTACGCCAGCGCCATCAATACCGGTGTTGGCGGCAACACCGCGACCACCGGCATCTATGGCATCTACAGCGACGGAACGGCGTTCAGCACCGGTGGACTCGACGGCAACGGTTACGCGTATTCCTCCAACCTGCTCGGCACATCGCAGACGTGGAACGGCGCTACCTTCACCATCGGCGCGGCCAACACGGTCAATGTCGAAAGCGGTGGCACCCTCAATCTGACGCAAGGCCAGTACAGCGAGTTGAGCGTGCTGGCGACCGGCATCAATGGCGGTCAGACGGCGCAAACCTTCCAAGTCAACTACACCGACGGCACCAGCACGGTGATCAGTCAGAGCATCAGCGATTGGTTTACGCCGTCGAGTTATCCGGATGAGGCGAAGGCCGTCACGATGGCGTATCGCAACACCAGCACCGGTACCAAGGACAACCGCACGTTCTATCTGTACGGCTATGCGTTCCCGATCGACAGCACCAAGACGGTCAAGAGCGTCACTTTGCCGAACAATCGCAACGTGGTCGTCGTGTCGTATGCGCTGAGCAATCCGTCGATCAACGCGACGCCGGTCAGTCTTGCATCGGCGTTCAACAAAACCGGCATCTACAACGACGGGGCAACGTTCTCGTCAACCGGCGGCGTCGACAATGTCGGCGATGCGTATTCGGCGCAGCTGTTCGGTTCGTCGCTGGAATTCAACGACGTGCTGTATCGCTTCGGCGCCGCCAACGCCGCCAACGACGTCAGTGCGACGGGTCAGACGATCACGTTGCCGGCTGGTCAGTTCTCCAGCCTGCAACTGCTCGCGGCTGCGGTGAACGGAAGCCAGACGTCGCAAACCTTCAAGGTGACTTACACCGACGGCACCAGCTCGACCTTTACGCAAAGCATCAGCGATTGGTTCACGCCGCAAAGTTATGCCGGCGAATTGCAGGCGGCGAAATTGCCGTACCGCGATACGTATAGCGGCGGTCGCGACAGCCGCACGTTCTATCTCTACAACTACAAACTCAGCCTCAACAACGCCAAGACCGTTCAGAGCATCACGCTACCGAACAACGCCAACGTGCAGATCGCGGCGATGACGCTGGTGCAATAGTCAAACATCGGTGCACGGGAAGTGAAAAGCATGTCGACGCATGCTGCTGAATTTCCCGTGCGCCGTCGTTGCGAAGTTCATGAAAAGTCCCGGTAATCACCCATTGGTGAACCAGCGAAGACTTCTTCGCTGGTCTTTTTTTAGGTGCGCTTCGAAAGCATGTGAGCTAACGTACCGCGGCAACGTTCGACACAGGGTCCGGTTATTTAAGGATGTCGACCATGACGCAACACGATGCGGCGACGCTCGTTTTCGAGAAAAGGCACAGCCGACTGGCATTTGCGAAAGAATGTTATCGATGGGGCATGATTCAGCTGCTTCGGCAGCAATCGAACAAACACATTGCTGAGCACCGAAAGCAACTGGTGGTGTTTTCGTTCGACTTTATTGCGCACAACATCAATCTCAACGGCGTTTACGAGAAAGACGACCTCGATACCTTTTTCGAATGGCTTGAGTCGAGCGGCGTCGATTTAAAAGACGCCACGGCGATCGATATCGGCGCCAATATCGGCAATCACAGCCTGTATTTCTCCAGTCACTTCAAACGCGTGGTGAGCTTCGAGCCCCATCCGCGTATCTTCAAAGTGCTGTCGCTCAACGCCGAACTTGTCGACAACCTGACGTGCCACAACGTTGGCCTGTCCGATCAAGAGGGCAGCGCGATCTTGTCGGGTCCGGCGAACAATTTCGGCCGCTCGACCATCGGCGAGCTGCGAGATGCGCGATCGGTCGATATCATGCTGACGACGCTCGATACATTTCGCGAGTTCGACAACGTCAAGCTGATCAAGATTGATGTCGAAGGCCACGAATACAAAGTGCTGCAAGGCGCCAAAAACGTGATTCAGCAACACAAGCCGATCATTTTGTTCGAGCAGCACGTCGAAGACTTCAAGAACGGCGAATCGCAGATCCTGTCGTTGCTGAAGGAGTTCGGCTATAGAAGCTTCGCCACCGTCAGGCGATATCCGCTGCCGTTGCCGTCGGCGCTGAAATTCCTCGTCACGCCGTTGCAGCGCATCGTGCAGGGCGAGCAAACCAGAATCGTCCAGACCAGCCGCATCGCGCCGGATTTTTACAGCTTCATCATTGCGCTGCCCGACTGGATGCAGACGACAGCGCAATAGCCCTTTTTAGAGGGATGCTTACCGCGCCATGCCCGTTTCGGGGTGTCCAACCGAATGTCCATATCTGCTGATGCCGCACGCGCACGACCAAGGTATCCAGGTCGGGCTGCATAAACAGTTCTAAGCGATCGGGGATAAGGGCGCTGCGAAACTCAGATAGGCCCCCGTTCCCGGCGACGAAGTAACGCTTAACGTTGCGCCGAGCCGTGTCGCGCGAGCACGCAGGCTGGGCAAGCCTGCGCCATGCGTTTTCGTATAGCTCGCGTCGAAACCTTGCCCATCGTCGCGCACTTCCACGCTCAGCGTGTCGCCGTCGCGGCGAATACGCACCAGCACCTGCGATGCGCGGCTGTGCTTGAACACATTGGTCAGCGCTTCCTGCAGAAAGCGCAGCAACTCCAACGCGCGCGCGGTGCCGAGATTCAAGCCGTCGACACCTTCCATCGCCCAACGGTCTTCAATATCGATGGCTTCGAAACGTTGACTCCAGCGATGCCGAAGCGGCGCGATCAGCGCGGCCAGATCGTTATCTTGCTCGTGCGTGGTGGTGTCGATGATCAGGCGTAAATCGTCGCGCAGTTCCTTCAACGTGGCGACGACTTGTCCGGCTTCCGGCGGACGGCGCGGATCTTCGAGCGTACTGATGGCGGATAGCAGACTGCCGCCGAAGCCGTCGTGCAAATCGCGCACCAGATTGAGTCGCTCGCCGATGCGCACATTGTTGATGGCCAGATCGTGCTCACGCTTCAGCGTTTCGGACAGCGTCTGTGTGGCGGCGTCGACTTCGTGCTGCAGTTCCACGGTGTAATTTTCAGCGCGACGCATGGCTGCCGCAAAACGATACGCCAGTGCGACACCCATGCCGATGATGGTCAACGAGGACGTATCCGACAATAAATAGATATCGCTGTGAAAGATGTTGAAAAGCAACAGCAAGTCATGCACAGAAACAATGATAGGAATCAACAGACTTGCCGCGAGCGCGACGTTGTCCGCGCGCCGATGTCGCAAGGCGTAGCCGATAAAGCCGAGAATCGACACGTAATACGTGCACGCCCCGATAAGAAAATCGATATTGCGGTAAGGGCCGGCTTGATGCGGAAACAGCAGCGCGACACCCAAAAGCGCGACACATAAAAGAAGCATGCACCGCTCGATGCGTTTCCACCGCTTGCCGGCATAGCGCAGCAGAAAAATCGAAAATGTCACCGCCGACACGGCCCATGTTGCGGCGATGATCGCCTGCCACGCATCGGTGCTATCGAAGGGCCACGGGCTGGAAACGACATCATTGATGCCGTACAGCGCGGAAAACAGATTGCTCAGCGCATACCACCCGTAGTAGCTGTCCTGCCGGCGCATCAGCCAAAGTATGAAAAACAATCCGCCGAACACCAGGCCAACCGATTGATCGAACCATTTCGTGTCGTAGCGATGGAATTCGCCGCGACGCTGGCGCTCCTGGATCAGTACCGGGTTTCCGACCGAAACCACGCCGAGTCCGGGCTGATAGGAGGAAAAGCCCGACACACGCACCAGCAATTCGTTCTGACCTGCGCGCAGCAGCGGTCGATCCGCCAGAAAATAATGCGGACGACTCCAGCTGCGCGAAAGCGGCTCGGTGAGATGCGTATCGCTATAGACCAGACTGCCGTTGAGGTACAGCGCGTAGGCGCTATTGATGTAGTCGATCAGCAATCCCACCGGCTTGTCGGCGCTGGCCTGATTCCAGCGCAAGCGATACCACACCACGCCGTTGTGATGCGGCCACCGCGTATCCCAGAAATCGATCAGTGTTACCGGCGTCCAGCCGTCCACAGGAGGCGTCTGCGATGGCCAATCGGCTGGCGCGGCATCGGCAGTTTGAATGTCGATGGTTGCGGTGTTCGACGCCAACGTCTGTTGCGCCGACGCGGGACACGCGAACCACGCGCAAACGAGCCACAGGGCAAACCATTTGCGCATGCTTAGAGCAATCCCATCGATTTGGCTTCGAACACCGCCGCCGTGCGCGAGCTGACCGCCAGCTTGCGATAGATGCTCTTCGTATAGCCTTCGATGGTGAAGCGCGAAAGCCCTGTGAGTTCGGCGATTTCGCGATTGCTGAATCCGCGCGCCACGAACTGCAAAATTTCCGATTCGCGATCGGATAGCGACCGACTCTCGCTCCTTTCCGCGGGCGCAGCGGAAGGCGATGCGGCGGGCGCGAGCGAAACAAACGCGAGAATGCGGCGCGCGATCAGCGGATCGATCAAGGCGCCGCCGCGACGGATAGCCTGCAGCGAGGCCCGCAGCTCCGTGTCGTCGCGTTCTTTCATCAAATAACCGACCGCGCCACTGCGTAGCGCCGTCAACACCACTTCCTCGTGACCCCACGCGGAGATCGCAACCGTCATGGTGTCGGCATGATGTTGCGCGATCCAGGCGATCAGTTCGAGCCC is a genomic window containing:
- a CDS encoding sulfotransferase, coding for MNSLLQSLDSEAANRVMAAAQALESNRPDQAAAHLAPVLGSHPDHPEVLRLHASLLSMRGERGAALRAMQRALEQCPHDAMYRNAYAILLADVGDIDQAIDELRRACELQPGFVMAWYNLGLFLTRSARFDEARDALRRAVDVAPNYAAARAQLADLLRMDNFRDEAIAEYRKLIAEQPWAGMAWWGLAEIKTLRLDRSDSDAMQRALAHPRANDGDRIALGFALAKAMDDQGRYGESLQALVSANDIARQHRTWNAAAVAATIDSIRATACTTHAGQDLGAEVIFIVGMPRSGSTLIEQILASHSSVEGAAELTDLPMLIAEESNKRKKAYPHWLPDMGSEDWFALGQRYLERTARWRKQRPIFTDKLPNNWMHIGMIRAMLPGARIVISRRDALETCFSCYRQYFPGNDYTRSFADLASYWRSLDAVARYWTQKERAHVREHVYEDLLKDPEHSIRALLAFCGLPFEEACLRFNETERSVGTPSAMQVRQPLRTDTARAPRYGALLNPLREALGLPPL
- a CDS encoding FkbM family methyltransferase, which produces MIQLLRQQSNKHIAEHRKQLVVFSFDFIAHNINLNGVYEKDDLDTFFEWLESSGVDLKDATAIDIGANIGNHSLYFSSHFKRVVSFEPHPRIFKVLSLNAELVDNLTCHNVGLSDQEGSAILSGPANNFGRSTIGELRDARSVDIMLTTLDTFREFDNVKLIKIDVEGHEYKVLQGAKNVIQQHKPIILFEQHVEDFKNGESQILSLLKEFGYRSFATVRRYPLPLPSALKFLVTPLQRIVQGEQTRIVQTSRIAPDFYSFIIALPDWMQTTAQ
- a CDS encoding ATP-binding protein — translated: MRKWFALWLVCAWFACPASAQQTLASNTATIDIQTADAAPADWPSQTPPVDGWTPVTLIDFWDTRWPHHNGVVWYRLRWNQASADKPVGLLIDYINSAYALYLNGSLVYSDTHLTEPLSRSWSRPHYFLADRPLLRAGQNELLVRVSGFSSYQPGLGVVSVGNPVLIQERQRRGEFHRYDTKWFDQSVGLVFGGLFFILWLMRRQDSYYGWYALSNLFSALYGINDVVSSPWPFDSTDAWQAIIAATWAVSAVTFSIFLLRYAGKRWKRIERCMLLLCVALLGVALLFPHQAGPYRNIDFLIGACTYYVSILGFIGYALRHRRADNVALAASLLIPIIVSVHDLLLLFNIFHSDIYLLSDTSSLTIIGMGVALAYRFAAAMRRAENYTVELQHEVDAATQTLSETLKREHDLAINNVRIGERLNLVRDLHDGFGGSLLSAISTLEDPRRPPEAGQVVATLKELRDDLRLIIDTTTHEQDNDLAALIAPLRHRWSQRFEAIDIEDRWAMEGVDGLNLGTARALELLRFLQEALTNVFKHSRASQVLVRIRRDGDTLSVEVRDDGQGFDASYTKTHGAGLPSLRARATRLGATLSVTSSPGTGAYLSFAAPLSPIA
- a CDS encoding response regulator transcription factor; translation: MGFERVLIVEDDPHTQQRLVQLLLELVGSVDNIAMAGGVADAKIVAAQFAPQLALIDIGLPDGSGLELIAWIAQHHADTMTVAISAWGHEEVVLTALRSGAVGYLMKERDDTELRASLQAIRRGGALIDPLIARRILAFVSLAPAASPSAAPAERSESRSLSDRESEILQFVARGFSNREIAELTGLSRFTIEGYTKSIYRKLAVSSRTAAVFEAKSMGLL